A region of Jannaschia sp. W003 DNA encodes the following proteins:
- the aat gene encoding leucyl/phenylalanyl-tRNA--protein transferase: MPRDTPEITAELLLMAYASGVFPMAETQDDPEVFWVDPRHRGVLPLDGFRLSRSLERTIRRGRFDVTLDESFDAVLDGCADRAETWINPTIARLYRQLHARGLAHSVEVREGGALVGGVYGVTMGRAFFGESMFSRARDASKVALAYAVAMLRRDGFALFDTQFLTDHLASLGGVEIARAEYHRRLRAALDGPSARLGPVPHADEVRALRGGAAD, encoded by the coding sequence ATGCCGCGCGACACGCCCGAGATCACGGCCGAGCTGCTCCTGATGGCCTACGCCTCGGGGGTCTTCCCGATGGCCGAGACCCAGGACGACCCGGAGGTGTTCTGGGTCGACCCGCGCCACCGCGGCGTGCTCCCCCTGGACGGCTTCCGCCTGTCGCGCAGCCTGGAGCGCACGATCCGCCGGGGCCGCTTTGACGTCACGCTCGACGAATCCTTCGACGCCGTGCTCGACGGCTGCGCCGACCGCGCCGAGACCTGGATCAACCCCACCATCGCCCGGCTCTACCGGCAGCTCCACGCCCGCGGCCTCGCCCACTCCGTCGAGGTGCGCGAGGGCGGCGCCCTGGTGGGCGGCGTCTACGGCGTGACGATGGGCCGGGCTTTCTTCGGCGAGTCGATGTTCAGCCGCGCCCGCGACGCCTCGAAGGTGGCGCTGGCCTACGCGGTGGCGATGCTGCGCCGCGACGGCTTCGCGCTGTTCGACACCCAGTTCCTGACCGACCACCTCGCCTCGCTCGGCGGCGTGGAGATCGCGCGGGCCGAGTATCACCGCCGCCTGCGCGCCGCCCTCGACGGCCCGTCCGCGCGGCTCGGCCCCGTGCCGCACGCGGACGAGGTGCGCGCCCTGCGCGGCGGCGCGGCGGACTAG
- a CDS encoding DUF2155 domain-containing protein, with product MRGAALLGALVAALACPVPAAAQEGTAVQTGQGRGAVLRTLDRVSGDVIDVEMALGQTMAYGPLQVTLHECRYPSSNPSGDAFALLQVVDAGSVEELFAGWMVASAPALSALDHRRYDVWVLSCLQP from the coding sequence ATGAGGGGCGCGGCGCTCCTCGGCGCGCTGGTCGCGGCGCTGGCCTGCCCCGTGCCCGCCGCCGCCCAGGAGGGCACGGCGGTGCAGACCGGGCAGGGCCGCGGCGCGGTGCTGCGCACGCTCGACCGGGTGTCGGGCGACGTGATCGACGTGGAGATGGCGCTAGGCCAGACCATGGCCTACGGCCCCCTGCAGGTGACGCTGCACGAGTGCCGGTATCCGTCCTCGAACCCCTCGGGCGACGCCTTCGCGCTCCTGCAGGTCGTGGACGCGGGCTCCGTGGAGGAGCTGTTCGCGGGCTGGATGGTGGCCTCGGCCCCGGCGCTCAGCGCGCTCGACCACCGGCGCTACGACGTGTGGGTCCTGAGCTGCCTGCAGCCCTGA
- a CDS encoding NADH:ubiquinone oxidoreductase subunit NDUFA12, whose amino-acid sequence MASLLKRLVTWWDGQSVGTQLFTKRFGNEVGRDEAGNIYYRNADDTRRWVIYEGQNDGTRVGPEWYGWLHHTFPKPPTEDPIARKSWEKPHKENLTGTEAAFYRPGSLRRADVRPQEDYEAWTPE is encoded by the coding sequence ATGGCCAGCCTGTTGAAGCGCCTCGTGACCTGGTGGGACGGCCAGAGCGTGGGCACGCAGCTCTTCACGAAGCGGTTCGGCAACGAGGTCGGGCGCGACGAGGCGGGCAACATCTACTACCGCAACGCCGACGACACGCGCCGCTGGGTGATCTACGAGGGCCAGAACGACGGCACCCGGGTCGGCCCGGAGTGGTACGGCTGGCTGCACCACACCTTCCCGAAGCCCCCCACTGAGGATCCGATCGCCCGCAAGTCGTGGGAGAAGCCCCACAAGGAGAACCTGACGGGCACCGAGGCCGCGTTCTACCGCCCCGGCTCGCTGCGCCGCGCCGACGTGCGCCCGCAGGAGGACTACGAGGCCTGGACCCCGGAATGA
- a CDS encoding EF-hand domain-containing protein: MIRPLPLAATALLGLAAAAAAFETPAPSASVYDHDAARAYEAEMAMQIDADGSGTIDAGELGAFGAALFRSMNESGTPSRADATGWTGGLHDIAVFQGRESAHSAAAGFVFDLFDTDGDGTLSLGEQAAGTVAAARAADRDGDGVLSRAEFRERHVFSIAARAAVPSSR; encoded by the coding sequence ATGATCCGCCCCCTCCCGCTCGCCGCCACCGCCCTCCTCGGCCTCGCCGCCGCCGCCGCCGCCTTCGAGACGCCCGCCCCTTCCGCGTCCGTGTACGACCACGACGCCGCCCGTGCCTACGAGGCCGAGATGGCGATGCAGATCGACGCCGACGGCTCGGGCACCATCGACGCCGGCGAGCTGGGCGCGTTCGGCGCGGCCCTCTTCCGCTCCATGAACGAGAGCGGCACGCCCAGCCGCGCGGACGCCACCGGCTGGACCGGCGGCCTGCACGACATCGCCGTCTTCCAGGGCCGCGAGAGCGCCCACTCCGCCGCCGCGGGCTTCGTGTTCGACCTGTTCGACACCGACGGCGACGGCACGCTCTCGCTGGGCGAGCAGGCTGCCGGCACCGTGGCCGCCGCCCGCGCCGCCGACCGCGACGGCGACGGCGTGCTCAGCCGCGCCGAGTTCCGCGAGCGCCACGTCTTCTCGATCGCCGCCCGCGCCGCCGTCCCCTCCTCGCGCTGA
- a CDS encoding O-acetylhomoserine aminocarboxypropyltransferase/cysteine synthase family protein, producing MTETRPYGFDTLQVHAGSRPDPATGARQTPIYQTTGYVFRDAEHAAALFNLQEVGFIYSRLTNPTVAVLQERIATLEGGVGAVCCSSGHAAQIMALFPLMQPGCNVVASTRLYGGTVTQFSQTIKRFGWSAKFVDFDDLDAVRDAIDDDTRAVFGEAIANPGGYIMDVRAVADVADAAGVPLIIDNTSATPYLHRPIEHGATLVVHSTTKYLTGNGTVTGGCVVDSGRFDWSASGKFPSLSEAEPAYHGLKFHETFGNLAFTFHSIAIGLRDLGMTMNPQAAHYTLLGIETLSLRMDRHVSNAEKIAAWLETHPAVAQVTYAGLPSSPYAERAKTVCPRGAGALFTFRLKGGYDACVRFIDAVEIFSHVANLGDTRSLCIHSASTTHRQLSPAQQEAAGAGPDVVRVSIGIEDADDLIADLDQALAAAGGGRVAAE from the coding sequence ATGACCGAGACCCGCCCCTACGGCTTCGACACCCTGCAGGTCCACGCCGGCAGCCGGCCCGACCCGGCCACCGGCGCCCGCCAGACGCCGATCTACCAGACCACCGGCTACGTGTTCCGCGACGCCGAGCACGCCGCCGCCCTGTTCAACTTGCAGGAAGTGGGCTTCATCTACTCGCGCCTCACCAACCCCACCGTGGCCGTGCTGCAGGAACGCATCGCCACGCTCGAGGGCGGCGTCGGCGCGGTCTGCTGCTCGTCGGGTCACGCGGCGCAGATCATGGCGCTGTTCCCGCTGATGCAGCCCGGCTGCAACGTGGTGGCCTCGACGCGCCTCTACGGCGGCACGGTCACGCAGTTCTCGCAGACCATCAAGCGCTTCGGCTGGTCCGCCAAGTTCGTCGACTTCGACGACCTCGATGCGGTCCGCGACGCCATCGACGACGACACCCGCGCCGTGTTCGGCGAGGCCATCGCCAACCCGGGCGGCTACATCATGGACGTGCGCGCCGTGGCCGACGTGGCCGATGCCGCCGGCGTGCCCCTCATCATCGACAACACCTCGGCCACCCCCTACCTCCACCGCCCCATCGAGCACGGCGCCACGCTCGTGGTCCACTCCACCACCAAGTACCTGACCGGCAACGGCACCGTGACGGGCGGCTGCGTGGTCGACTCGGGCCGCTTCGACTGGTCCGCCTCGGGCAAGTTCCCGTCGCTCTCCGAGGCCGAGCCCGCCTACCACGGCCTCAAGTTCCACGAGACCTTCGGCAACCTCGCCTTCACCTTCCACTCGATCGCCATCGGCCTGCGCGATCTGGGCATGACCATGAACCCCCAGGCCGCCCACTACACGCTGCTCGGCATCGAGACCCTGAGCTTGCGCATGGACCGCCACGTCAGCAACGCCGAGAAGATCGCCGCCTGGCTCGAGACGCACCCCGCCGTGGCCCAGGTCACCTACGCGGGTCTGCCCTCGTCCCCGTATGCCGAGCGCGCCAAGACCGTCTGCCCCCGCGGCGCCGGCGCCCTGTTCACGTTCCGCCTCAAGGGCGGCTACGACGCCTGCGTGCGCTTCATCGACGCGGTGGAGATCTTCTCCCACGTCGCCAACCTCGGCGACACGCGGTCCTTGTGCATCCACTCCGCCTCCACCACCCACCGCCAGCTCTCGCCCGCCCAGCAGGAGGCGGCGGGCGCCGGGCCGGACGTGGTGCGCGTGTCGATCGGCATCGAGGACGCCGACGACCTGATCGCCGACCTCGACCAGGCGCTGGCGGCGGCCGGCGGCGGCCGCGTCGCGGCGGAGTAG
- a CDS encoding PAS domain-containing sensor histidine kinase, which yields MSFDHESKSVPAMSELSLAISAGGTLTDVSPGLAFLLGHKLDAMIGRAFVEFVHPDDVERTVAAWQELDEGDTVLRFENRYRCHDGSHRWLSWTGMLLDGAAIASARDIEIEMTQRERLAAHEAETEEREQSIAILFHDLRNPVAALAAAVRILGREPQSDRSRTVLELAEKAVGRMDGLIDDVSDFAQARLGSGLRLSRRHEMLEPVIRQAVDEVRLSRPDWTIDEHYDFPEPVDCDPKRMGQLVSNLVGNAIDHGQPGTPVRVRGWDRDGTLGITVWNDGAPIPEDRVGLLFKPFVRSGAGGDQRSLGLGLYIAHEIAVAHGGTLSVRSDPGGTEFTFVLPR from the coding sequence GTGTCGTTCGACCACGAAAGCAAGTCCGTGCCCGCTATGTCCGAGCTGAGCCTCGCGATCTCCGCCGGCGGCACGCTCACCGATGTCTCGCCCGGTCTCGCGTTCCTGCTCGGCCACAAGTTGGATGCCATGATCGGCCGGGCCTTCGTGGAGTTCGTGCATCCCGACGACGTCGAGCGCACCGTCGCCGCCTGGCAGGAGCTGGACGAAGGCGACACCGTCTTGCGCTTCGAGAACCGCTACCGGTGCCACGACGGCTCGCACCGGTGGCTGTCCTGGACCGGGATGCTGCTCGACGGGGCCGCGATCGCCTCCGCGCGCGACATCGAAATCGAGATGACCCAGCGCGAGCGCCTCGCCGCCCACGAGGCCGAGACCGAGGAGCGCGAGCAGTCCATCGCCATCCTGTTCCACGACCTGCGCAACCCCGTCGCCGCCCTCGCCGCCGCCGTCCGCATCCTCGGGCGCGAGCCCCAGAGCGACCGTAGCCGCACGGTGCTGGAGCTGGCCGAGAAGGCCGTGGGGCGCATGGACGGGCTGATCGACGACGTCTCGGACTTCGCGCAGGCGCGGCTCGGCTCGGGCCTGCGCCTGTCGCGGCGCCACGAGATGCTGGAGCCGGTGATCCGCCAGGCCGTGGACGAGGTGCGCCTGTCGCGCCCCGACTGGACCATCGACGAGCACTACGACTTCCCCGAACCCGTCGACTGCGACCCCAAGCGCATGGGCCAGCTCGTCTCCAACCTCGTCGGCAACGCCATCGACCACGGCCAGCCCGGCACCCCGGTCCGGGTCCGGGGCTGGGACCGCGACGGCACGCTGGGCATCACCGTCTGGAACGACGGCGCGCCCATCCCCGAGGACCGGGTGGGCCTCCTGTTCAAGCCCTTCGTGCGCTCCGGCGCCGGCGGCGACCAGCGCAGCCTGGGGCTCGGCCTCTACATCGCCCACGAGATCGCCGTGGCGCACGGCGGCACACTGTCGGTCCGCTCCGATCCCGGCGGCACCGAGTTCACCTTCGTGCTGCCGCGCTGA
- a CDS encoding cold-shock protein, with protein MAKGTVKWFNSTKGFGFIAPEEGGKDVFVHISAVERAGLRDLADDQKVTYDVEAGRDGRQSAVNLQLA; from the coding sequence ATGGCCAAGGGCACCGTCAAGTGGTTCAACAGCACCAAGGGTTTCGGCTTCATCGCCCCCGAAGAGGGTGGCAAGGACGTGTTCGTGCACATCTCGGCCGTCGAGCGTGCCGGTCTGCGTGACCTCGCCGACGACCAGAAGGTCACCTACGACGTCGAGGCGGGCCGCGACGGCCGCCAGAGCGCGGTGAACCTGCAGCTGGCCTGA
- a CDS encoding alpha-hydroxy acid oxidase yields MPPVITEIEDLHRIYRRRVPRMFYDYCQSGSWTEQTYRENETDFDLVRLRQRVAVDMEGRSTRSTMIGRDVAMPVALAPVGLTGMQHADGEILAAQAAEAFGVPFTLSTMSICSIEDVAEHTSKPFWFQLYVMRDEKFVDATLARARAAGCDALVLTLDLQILGQRHKDLKNGLSAPPKLTPASVANLATKVPWGLEMLRTKRRFFGNIVGHAEGVGDASSLSSWTAEQFDPRLDWGKVKRIADKWGGKLILKGILDAEDAEMALEVGANAIVVSNHGGRQLDGALSSIRMLPEIVDAVGSRTEVHMDGGIRSGQDVLKALALGARGTYIGRAFIYGLGAMGREGVTRALEVIHRELDVTMALCGEKDVHALGPHNLLVPRGFRGEWEPARNARGAEQLDG; encoded by the coding sequence ATGCCCCCCGTCATCACCGAGATCGAGGACCTCCACCGCATCTATCGCCGGCGGGTGCCGCGCATGTTCTACGACTACTGCCAGTCGGGTTCCTGGACCGAGCAGACCTACCGCGAGAACGAGACCGACTTCGATCTCGTGCGCCTGCGCCAGCGCGTCGCCGTGGACATGGAGGGGCGCTCCACGCGCTCCACCATGATCGGCCGCGACGTGGCGATGCCGGTCGCCCTCGCGCCCGTGGGCCTCACGGGGATGCAGCACGCCGACGGCGAGATCCTCGCCGCCCAGGCGGCCGAGGCCTTCGGCGTGCCCTTCACGCTCTCCACCATGTCGATCTGCTCGATCGAGGACGTGGCCGAGCACACGTCCAAGCCGTTCTGGTTCCAGCTCTACGTGATGCGCGACGAGAAGTTCGTGGACGCCACCCTCGCCCGCGCCAGGGCCGCCGGCTGCGACGCGCTGGTGCTGACGCTCGACCTCCAGATCCTCGGCCAGCGCCACAAGGACCTAAAGAACGGCCTCTCGGCCCCGCCCAAGCTGACCCCCGCCTCCGTGGCCAACCTCGCCACCAAGGTTCCGTGGGGGCTGGAGATGCTGCGCACCAAGCGCCGCTTCTTCGGCAACATCGTGGGCCACGCCGAGGGCGTGGGCGACGCCTCGTCGCTCTCCTCCTGGACGGCCGAGCAGTTCGACCCCCGCCTCGACTGGGGCAAGGTCAAGCGCATCGCCGACAAGTGGGGCGGCAAGCTGATCCTCAAGGGCATCCTGGATGCCGAGGACGCTGAGATGGCGCTGGAGGTGGGGGCCAACGCCATCGTCGTTTCGAACCACGGCGGCCGCCAGCTCGACGGCGCGCTCTCCTCGATCCGCATGCTGCCCGAGATCGTGGACGCGGTGGGCAGCCGGACGGAGGTCCACATGGACGGCGGCATCCGCTCCGGCCAAGACGTGCTCAAGGCTCTCGCCTTGGGCGCGCGCGGCACCTACATCGGCCGCGCCTTCATCTACGGCCTCGGCGCCATGGGCCGCGAGGGCGTCACCCGCGCGCTCGAGGTGATCCACCGCGAGCTCGACGTCACCATGGCCCTGTGCGGCGAGAAGGACGTCCACGCCCTCGGCCCCCACAACCTCCTCGTGCCCCGCGGCTTCCGCGGAGAGTGGGAGCCGGCCCGCAACGCCCGCGGCGCGGAGCAACTGGACGGCTGA
- a CDS encoding MFS transporter, whose amino-acid sequence MTIRSALALSRAPVFAFVAVGLTWGCVAAMAPVLKARIGVDDATFGLLLLGTAVGLSTTMVLAPRWDRTLGRWAMPAGTVLLALAVLGPGLATTVPLFFVALALAGATSGLTDVVMNARVSAIETRASRSLMNVNHAMFSVAYACSALLTGAMREAGWAPLAIFGVTAALILLTAPLQFMEVDAPEETGGPPPRLPLGIVALCGAIVLIAFMAESTVESWSALHIERTLGGGAAEGAFGPAMLGLTMAVGRFSGQAVSARLSEAGVIRWATGLAVAGVLVAAAAPVPWVAYGGFGLMGLGISVIGPMGLALAGRLSAGSQRTAVIARVAVIGFLGFFLAPALMGLGSEAFGLRWAFAAVAVLLTLEWPLERLAARK is encoded by the coding sequence ATGACCATCCGATCCGCCCTCGCGCTCAGCCGCGCACCCGTGTTCGCCTTCGTCGCCGTGGGGCTGACCTGGGGCTGCGTCGCCGCCATGGCGCCCGTCCTGAAGGCGCGGATCGGGGTCGACGACGCGACCTTCGGGTTGCTCCTGCTGGGGACGGCCGTCGGCCTGTCGACCACGATGGTGCTAGCGCCGCGCTGGGACCGGACCCTCGGGCGCTGGGCGATGCCGGCGGGCACGGTGCTGCTGGCGCTCGCGGTCCTCGGGCCGGGGCTGGCGACCACGGTGCCCCTGTTCTTCGTGGCTCTCGCGCTCGCGGGCGCCACGAGCGGGCTGACGGACGTGGTGATGAACGCCCGCGTGAGCGCCATCGAGACGCGCGCGAGCCGCTCGCTGATGAACGTGAACCACGCCATGTTCTCCGTCGCCTACGCCTGCTCGGCGCTGCTGACGGGCGCCATGCGCGAGGCGGGGTGGGCGCCGCTGGCGATCTTCGGCGTCACGGCGGCGCTGATCCTCCTGACCGCCCCGCTCCAGTTCATGGAGGTGGACGCGCCCGAGGAGACGGGCGGCCCGCCGCCGCGCTTGCCGCTCGGGATCGTGGCGCTGTGCGGGGCGATCGTTCTGATCGCCTTCATGGCCGAGAGCACCGTGGAGAGCTGGTCGGCGCTGCACATCGAGCGGACGCTGGGCGGGGGCGCGGCCGAGGGGGCGTTCGGGCCGGCGATGCTGGGGCTGACCATGGCGGTGGGGCGCTTCTCGGGGCAAGCGGTGTCGGCGCGGTTGTCGGAGGCGGGGGTGATCCGCTGGGCCACGGGGCTGGCGGTGGCGGGGGTTCTGGTCGCCGCGGCGGCCCCGGTGCCGTGGGTCGCCTACGGGGGCTTCGGCTTGATGGGACTGGGAATTTCCGTGATCGGACCGATGGGGCTGGCGCTCGCGGGACGCCTGAGCGCGGGGTCGCAGCGCACGGCCGTGATCGCACGCGTTGCGGTGATCGGGTTCCTCGGGTTCTTCCTCGCGCCCGCCCTCATGGGGCTGGGATCGGAGGCGTTCGGGCTTCGCTGGGCCTTCGCCGCGGTGGCGGTGCTGCTGACGCTGGAATGGCCGTTGGAGCGGTTGGCGGCGCGGAAGTAG
- a CDS encoding 50S ribosomal protein L25/general stress protein Ctc gives MAGEIPDLVAHARTGTGKGAARASRRRGMVPGVVYGGGADPVAIEVPFNELLKKLRAGRFMAQLWNLKVEGQDDVRVIARDVQRDVVKDLPTHLDLMRLRRTSRVSLYIPVEFVGFEGSKAARAGGVLTAVRPEVELRVTAGDIPEKIVADVSEMEIGDTLHISDIALPEGTRPTIDRDFVIANMQAPSGLASQKDEDDETTETEVINQTDATVGEEPAEGN, from the coding sequence ATGGCTGGTGAGATTCCGGATCTCGTCGCTCATGCTCGCACGGGGACGGGCAAGGGGGCCGCTCGTGCATCGCGTCGTCGGGGCATGGTCCCGGGCGTGGTCTATGGCGGCGGCGCCGATCCCGTTGCGATCGAAGTGCCGTTCAACGAGCTGCTGAAGAAGCTGCGCGCGGGCCGTTTCATGGCCCAGCTCTGGAACCTCAAGGTCGAGGGCCAGGACGACGTGCGCGTGATCGCGCGCGACGTGCAGCGCGACGTGGTCAAGGACCTGCCCACGCATCTCGACCTGATGCGCCTGCGCCGCACGAGCCGCGTGAGCCTCTACATCCCCGTGGAGTTCGTGGGCTTCGAGGGCTCGAAGGCCGCCCGCGCGGGCGGCGTGCTGACGGCCGTGCGCCCCGAGGTGGAGCTGCGCGTGACCGCCGGCGACATCCCCGAGAAGATCGTGGCCGACGTGTCCGAGATGGAGATCGGCGACACGCTGCACATCTCCGACATCGCCCTGCCCGAGGGCACGCGCCCGACCATCGACCGCGACTTCGTGATCGCCAACATGCAGGCGCCCTCCGGGCTGGCCTCGCAGAAGGACGAGGACGACGAGACCACCGAGACCGAGGTCATCAACCAGACCGACGCGACCGTGGGCGAGGAGCCGGCCGAGGGCAACTGA
- the pth gene encoding aminoacyl-tRNA hydrolase, with protein sequence MQLWVGLGNPGAKYAGNRHNVGFMALDRIAADHGFPAWRSKFQAELSEGRFGSERVALLKPATFMNLSGQSVGEAMRFLKIESTAVTVFHDELDLAPFKLRLKAGGGHAGHNGLRSIHQHLGPHYDRVRIGIGHPGHKDRVSGYVLSDFAKSEGDALDDMLRGISDGAPKLAAGDGPGFLNAVALRVVPAKTAQDTNPTPAPKLAPEGEAAPDTRNPLQKLADRFR encoded by the coding sequence GTGCAACTCTGGGTCGGCCTAGGCAATCCGGGCGCGAAGTACGCGGGCAACCGGCACAACGTCGGATTCATGGCTCTGGACCGGATCGCCGCGGACCACGGCTTTCCGGCGTGGCGGTCGAAGTTCCAGGCGGAGCTGTCCGAGGGGCGCTTCGGATCGGAGCGCGTGGCGCTGCTGAAGCCCGCCACCTTCATGAACCTCTCGGGCCAGTCCGTGGGCGAGGCCATGCGCTTCCTCAAAATCGAGAGCACCGCGGTCACCGTGTTCCACGACGAGCTGGACCTCGCGCCCTTCAAGCTGCGCCTCAAGGCGGGCGGCGGGCATGCGGGGCACAACGGCCTGCGCTCAATCCACCAGCACCTCGGCCCCCACTACGACCGGGTGCGCATCGGCATCGGCCACCCCGGTCACAAGGACCGGGTCTCGGGCTACGTGCTGTCGGACTTCGCCAAGTCTGAAGGGGACGCGCTCGACGACATGCTGCGGGGCATCTCGGATGGGGCGCCGAAGCTGGCGGCGGGCGACGGCCCGGGCTTCCTGAACGCGGTGGCGCTGCGCGTGGTGCCCGCCAAAACGGCACAGGATACGAACCCGACGCCGGCGCCGAAGCTCGCCCCCGAGGGCGAAGCCGCACCCGACACACGGAACCCGCTCCAGAAGCTTGCGGACCGCTTCCGCTAG
- a CDS encoding DUF2237 family protein codes for MTQPPRTAPARNVSGGPLATCSTAPMTGFFRDGCCNTGPADRGSHTVCAVMTAEFLANSKYLGNDLSTPRPKFGFPGLKPGDRWCLCAARFVQAHDEGVAPRVVLEATHERALDVVPLAVLEAYASTED; via the coding sequence ATGACCCAGCCGCCCCGCACCGCCCCCGCCCGCAACGTCTCGGGCGGCCCGCTCGCCACCTGCTCGACCGCGCCGATGACGGGGTTCTTCCGCGACGGGTGCTGCAACACCGGCCCCGCGGATCGGGGCTCGCACACGGTCTGCGCGGTGATGACGGCGGAGTTCCTGGCGAACTCGAAGTACCTCGGCAACGACCTGAGCACGCCCCGCCCGAAGTTCGGGTTTCCGGGGCTCAAGCCCGGCGACCGCTGGTGCCTGTGCGCCGCGCGCTTCGTGCAGGCCCACGACGAGGGCGTCGCCCCCCGCGTGGTGCTGGAGGCGACCCACGAGCGGGCGCTGGACGTGGTGCCGCTGGCGGTGCTGGAAGCCTACGCATCCACCGAGGACTGA
- the trpB gene encoding tryptophan synthase subunit beta, translated as MPDDLLNSFTSGPDEKGRFGQFGGRFVSETLMPLILELERQYEHAKTDDSFWAEMHDLWTHYVGRPSPLYFAERLTERLGGAKIYLKRDELNHTGAHKINNVLGQIILARRMGKTRIIAETGAGQHGVATATVCAKFGLKCVVYMGAHDVERQKPNVFRMKLLGAEVIPVTSGRGTLKDAMNDALRDWVTNVADTFYCIGTVAGPHPYPAMVRDFQAIIGQEAKRQMMEAEGRLPDTIIAAIGGGSNAMGLFYPFLDDKEVAIIGVEAGGKGVDLKMQHCASLTGGRPGVLHGNRTYLLQDDDGQILEGFSISAGLDYPGIGPEHAWLHDIGRAQYVSITDVEALEAFQLCCELEGIIPALEPSHALAHVAKIAGGLPEDHLICMNMCGRGDKDIFTVAKALGWEMTEA; from the coding sequence ATGCCCGACGATCTTCTGAACAGCTTCACCTCCGGTCCCGACGAGAAGGGCCGCTTCGGCCAGTTCGGCGGACGCTTCGTGTCCGAGACGCTGATGCCGCTGATCCTGGAGCTGGAGCGTCAGTACGAGCACGCCAAGACCGACGATAGCTTCTGGGCTGAGATGCACGACCTGTGGACCCACTACGTGGGCCGCCCGTCGCCGCTCTACTTCGCCGAGCGCCTGACCGAGCGGCTGGGCGGCGCGAAGATCTATCTCAAGCGCGACGAGTTGAACCACACCGGCGCACACAAGATCAACAACGTGCTCGGCCAGATCATCCTCGCCCGCCGGATGGGCAAGACCCGCATCATCGCCGAGACCGGCGCCGGCCAGCATGGAGTCGCCACCGCCACCGTCTGCGCGAAGTTCGGCCTGAAGTGCGTGGTCTACATGGGCGCCCACGACGTGGAGCGGCAGAAGCCCAACGTGTTCCGCATGAAGCTGCTGGGCGCCGAGGTGATCCCCGTGACCTCCGGGCGCGGCACGCTGAAGGACGCCATGAACGACGCCCTGCGCGACTGGGTGACCAACGTGGCCGACACCTTCTACTGCATCGGCACCGTGGCCGGTCCGCACCCCTATCCGGCCATGGTCCGCGACTTCCAAGCGATCATCGGCCAGGAGGCGAAGCGCCAGATGATGGAGGCCGAGGGACGGCTGCCCGACACCATCATCGCCGCGATCGGCGGCGGCTCGAACGCCATGGGCCTGTTCTACCCGTTCCTCGACGACAAGGAGGTGGCGATCATCGGCGTCGAGGCGGGCGGCAAGGGCGTGGACCTCAAGATGCAGCACTGCGCCTCGCTCACCGGTGGGCGCCCCGGCGTGCTGCACGGCAACCGCACCTACCTGCTGCAGGACGACGACGGCCAAATCCTCGAGGGCTTCTCGATCTCCGCGGGCCTCGACTACCCCGGCATCGGCCCCGAGCACGCCTGGCTCCACGACATCGGCCGCGCGCAGTACGTGTCGATCACGGACGTGGAGGCGCTGGAGGCGTTCCAGCTCTGCTGCGAGCTGGAGGGCATCATTCCCGCGCTGGAGCCGAGCCACGCGCTGGCCCACGTCGCCAAGATCGCGGGCGGGCTGCCCGAGGACCACCTCATCTGCATGAACATGTGCGGGCGGGGCGACAAGGACATCTTCACCGTCGCCAAGGCACTGGGCTGGGAGATGACCGAGGCCTGA
- a CDS encoding phosphoribosylanthranilate isomerase produces the protein MRAKICGLRNPDDVDAAACAGAAYAGFVFFSRSPRAVDAATARDLALRAPVGLAKVALVVDMDDDALDAVTAAVPLDMIQLHGRETPERVAEVRARTGLPVMKAVGVRDAGDLAALHAYEAVADQLLVDAKPPQGAALPGGNGVGFDHRLIASRTWARPWMLAGGLDAANVAEAVRLTGARQVDVSSGVESAPGHKDAARIRAFCEAVAAL, from the coding sequence GTGCGCGCCAAGATCTGCGGCCTGCGAAACCCCGACGACGTCGATGCCGCCGCCTGTGCCGGGGCGGCCTACGCCGGTTTCGTGTTCTTTTCCCGCTCGCCCCGCGCCGTGGACGCCGCCACGGCCCGCGACCTCGCGCTCCGCGCGCCCGTGGGCCTCGCCAAGGTGGCGCTGGTGGTGGACATGGACGACGACGCGCTCGACGCCGTCACCGCCGCCGTCCCCCTCGACATGATCCAGCTCCACGGCCGCGAGACGCCGGAGCGCGTGGCGGAGGTGCGGGCTCGCACGGGCCTGCCGGTGATGAAGGCGGTGGGGGTGCGGGACGCCGGCGACCTCGCCGCGCTGCACGCCTACGAGGCGGTGGCCGACCAACTGCTGGTGGATGCCAAGCCTCCGCAGGGCGCCGCGCTGCCCGGCGGCAACGGCGTGGGCTTCGACCACCGCCTGATCGCCAGTCGGACCTGGGCGCGGCCCTGGATGCTGGCGGGCGGCCTCGATGCCGCGAACGTGGCCGAGGCGGTGCGCCTGACGGGCGCGCGGCAGGTCGACGTCTCGTCCGGCGTCGAGAGCGCGCCGGGCCACAAGGACGCGGCCCGCATCCGGGCGTTCTGCGAGGCGGTCGCGGCGCTCTGA